The Streptomyces sp. P9-A4 genome contains a region encoding:
- a CDS encoding HEXXH motif domain-containing protein — MIAAPPRPEAFAALATTRPAPAGASYLRHGAHARRMLLLKALLVRVRRHREEVAPDVLRGFRTAWRLLETAERAAPATVRAVLDYPTTGAWLAAALTEPPGPAFDRHLTRLELVAVTAALRAGRPLDLVVGAPGGVLSLPGVGNVVVNPERAPDPGPDGAPDSPPHGTPPPTTTSTPKTTPKSTPTPVRLTSRSQVVRVHSGSAPGATAALLRLQDARTGAVAGTGPGWRGLRALPGGAARLEDLDPYRVPPGGVGTPARVAAERPDIDHAAWSGHWRAAGELLRRTDRERAEEVGGTVGALVPLRPQGPRSVGATLSVAPGAVLMTPSAGPYDMAETLVHELHHSKLSTLHELVPLYRPGRAALYRVGWRTDARPVAGVFQGAYAHLALADLWRRARDAPGVPGTWSARAVQQFDHVHDQVGEALTMLLESDELTNEGREFARQMRQRHASLGASPRARG, encoded by the coding sequence GTGATCGCCGCGCCGCCGCGCCCCGAGGCCTTCGCCGCCCTGGCCACCACCCGGCCCGCGCCGGCCGGCGCGTCCTATCTGCGCCACGGGGCGCACGCCCGCCGCATGCTCCTGCTCAAGGCCCTGCTCGTACGGGTGCGACGCCACCGCGAGGAGGTGGCGCCCGACGTCCTGCGCGGCTTCCGGACGGCCTGGCGCCTCCTGGAGACGGCCGAGCGCGCCGCCCCCGCGACCGTCCGCGCGGTCCTCGACTACCCGACCACCGGCGCCTGGCTCGCCGCCGCGCTGACCGAGCCCCCTGGCCCCGCCTTCGACCGGCACCTGACCCGGCTGGAACTCGTCGCCGTCACCGCCGCCCTGCGTGCGGGACGGCCGCTGGACCTGGTGGTCGGGGCCCCGGGCGGCGTGCTCTCGCTCCCCGGCGTCGGGAACGTCGTGGTGAACCCGGAGCGGGCGCCGGACCCCGGACCGGACGGGGCCCCGGACTCGCCCCCGCACGGCACCCCGCCCCCCACGACCACCAGCACCCCCAAGACCACTCCCAAGAGCACCCCCACCCCCGTCCGGCTCACCTCCCGCTCCCAAGTCGTCCGTGTCCACTCCGGCTCCGCCCCCGGGGCCACCGCCGCGCTCCTCCGGCTCCAAGACGCCCGCACCGGGGCCGTGGCCGGCACCGGCCCGGGCTGGCGCGGGCTGCGGGCCCTGCCCGGCGGAGCCGCCCGGCTGGAGGACCTGGACCCGTACCGGGTGCCGCCCGGCGGCGTGGGCACCCCCGCTCGGGTCGCCGCCGAGCGGCCGGACATCGACCACGCCGCCTGGTCCGGGCACTGGCGGGCGGCCGGGGAGCTGCTGCGGCGGACCGACCGCGAGCGGGCGGAGGAGGTCGGGGGGACGGTCGGCGCGCTCGTGCCGCTGCGCCCGCAGGGGCCGCGCTCCGTCGGCGCCACCCTGAGCGTCGCGCCCGGCGCCGTCCTCATGACGCCTTCGGCCGGCCCGTACGACATGGCGGAGACGCTCGTCCACGAGCTGCACCACAGCAAGCTCTCCACCCTCCATGAACTCGTCCCGCTCTACCGGCCCGGCCGGGCCGCGCTGTACCGGGTCGGCTGGCGCACCGACGCGCGCCCGGTCGCCGGGGTCTTCCAAGGGGCGTACGCCCACCTGGCGTTGGCCGATCTTTGGCGGAGGGCGAGGGACGCCCCCGGGGTCCCGGGGACGTGGAGCGCGCGGGCCGTGCAGCAGTTCGACCATGTCCACGATCAGGTGGGCGAAGCGCTCACGATGCTGCTTGAATCCGATGAACTGACCAATGAGGGCCGGGAGTTCGCCCGGCAAATGAGGCAGCGCCATGCGAGCCTCGGCGCGAGCCCCAGGGCCCGTGGGTAA